The Phlebotomus papatasi isolate M1 chromosome 3, Ppap_2.1, whole genome shotgun sequence genomic sequence TCTATTCTCTTCTTGCTTTGTCATAGGTCTCCTTAGTTCACAGGGCATATGATCTGGGGCACTGCACTTGTCTCTTTTAgctatttttacaatttttttttattgatttttgttcTGAACGTTTTTCTTGGagatttctttgtgagactATTTTTTTGTGAGACTAGACTTTGTGAGTAGTCTTACAAAGAAACCACTAAGAAAGACATTCAGAacaaaaatcaataagaaaattgtaaaaatagttaaaaaagaCAAGTGCAGTGCCACAAATCCTATGCCCTGTGATCTAAGAAGACCTATGACAAAGCAAGAAGAGAAGAGATTTGACCATtgactgaggaaggcttggagtctgagccgaaagttttgggaaaaatcaattttttttagctgCCCCATCCCCCGACGCTGAAAAATTTTTGTGATGAATTCGAATTAGAAAGAGCTCTGTGAATCTcttagtagggtaaagtggtacaagttggacagggcttttttcttgataaatttagtacttcatttttatttgtatatttttaatgctttagttttataatttggttccttgtgcttaaatataatttagtaccgtatttatcaagaaaaatccctgtccaacttgtaccggcgaattgtccaacttgtaacactatgtccaacttgtatcactttaccctaattgatATGAATCGGATATTCGATTAGTTCTTCCAAATTTACcacttgtaaaaatttaaatttgtcatatgacattgtcacactGTTAGAGAATTCCTCAATAGTCCcgctattaaattttaaattttaagtcttAGCGGTACTTACAATGAATTTGCCCAGTCCAGGAATTTATGAAGTCCCTGCTCCAGTTCTTTGATCTGGAACCAGTTGGTGTGGAAAGCCATCATGTAGGGTGCTTTGTTTTGTTCATAGTGGCGAGCAAAGTCTTCCTGGAGCCACTCGAGAACATCGGTGGGATCGTGGTTGTGCAGAACGCACTGATCGAGGTAGGGACAGTGTCCACCCTCGTAACTCTCCACATAGTGAGCATTCAGGGGTAGTTCCCAGACTCCCGGGAAAGCCTTTGTAGGACATGTACCACTTTTGCACTCATGTGGTATCTTGTAGTCCAGTGTATAGGGCCAAACAGGGTGTGACTGAGGAGGAACAGTGACACTACTGTCATAGATGTAGCCAAAGTCCTCAATCACTTTGTACTGAGTATTGCGTCCGGGCTTGAGGAAGGGTGCTCTCATTCCCACGACACTGTTTGTCGAGACGTTGGCAAAGTGTCTGAGAATCTCTCGCATACCAATCATCTCGCCAACCCATTCCTCATAGCCCTTGTCTTGGAGACCTTGCTGTAGCGAGATAGTCTCGGTGGCCATCTCATGACCTTCAGACGCTAGTGTCTGGACTTGTTGGTAATTGCTGTATTCGTGGGAAATGAAGAAAGTACCTTTGATTGGACAACCATTTGGATTCTTTCGTTTGCCATTGAACACCTTCCTGTAGTGTTCGAAGTTATTGAGATTCACAGCACCGTCAAATGTCAGGATAATCATCTGGGGCGTATCATCGGGATCAAGCCCACCAGGGATTAATGTGCCATCTTTGGAACAATAGCAATAGGGCAAATCACATTCAGCTGGGTTACATTTCACCGCCAAATCCTGTGGAGTGTCTGTGACTGGTGCAGGAGCTACAAGATTTAAAAAGATCGTTAaaggatttaaattaaaatgtttgatTGATCGAACTGTTAAatagtttattaaaaaatttgacTTTAATTCTCATTATTGAagtttttaacaatttatttgagAGACTTTTTATTAATACTCTGATTTTTGTAAATCACGATATTGACGatattcaatgatttttttaataaaatatgttttatgtaataaattaattatcagtGTGAAATTTAAGCTACAAATGAGCATGCTTTTTATTTGAAATGTTAACAAAGAGCAACACGAGTAATCTGtgttatcaaatttaatttaaacagaATAAAGCAATAATCATATCAATCGCTTTGAAATATCTGTTTATATTTGAATGCAATTTATTTACTAAAGAGgaaatatgaacattttttcttaaagtttttagCCATATATTAGTGTTTCTGAAAAATGGAATAATTAGGCAAACTAATTAAAAAGAATGCTAGAACATTAGAGCTTTCTTTTATAAGAAGATACTCACTCGTAGCAATTGGTCCACAGCGTGCCTCATCTTTGAAGGTGCAGTATTTGTTGATATCATCGAAGTAGAGGCCAGATGGACAGCGATTGAGGTAGGGGTAACCATCTACGCACTGATAGAACCTCTTGCAAGTCACTGGGTCAGCGTAGTTGCCATTGCCCACATCGATGGGGCATTTGTATTCCTCGTCGGGTTTCTGACCTACAAAAATCAGAGCATTAGAGTGCAAAATACAGCAATCAGTGGTGGGACGATGAACTGAAAACAAGCACAAATTCATTTAACTTTTCGGTggatttctgttttttttctctcttctgcTCTCATGGTTTTTTTGCcggtgaaataaaatttattatgtgagctttttgagtttttataacAAACAACGCAGGGAATTCagtcttcaaatattttttttattccatctTAAAAAATTACGatcatgcaaaatattttctcattttttagcactaaaaaaatttgtgataataataaatgtgGCAATATGAATTAATTCAAGAAATATATATAGCGATATGCATTAATAGTTCTTGGAGTTTCCTATACGAGTAGGTTAGCTAAGCCAATTCTTAACAATTGACGCATAGTGatgtagggtggagtcatcacttatgaacGTTATACGCTTTTGGatagcttgcaaaaatcttaagttcttacaaATGTACAAACTCAATATTTACctttcaaatgacataaactcaaaatataaaCGGTTTGCAttgttggttgcatgttttgaccatttagaattactttttcaaatgaggcaacaaacttttggcgcatcaaaaatgatcaacttttggaaaacaattattttatatatgaaataaatttatttaactttttgaaatatacaaataagatatacggattacagggaattcatttgcaaaaagaaaaaaattgaaaaagtaattttttctataattttttctacTTGGTTTCTCAAACatacattaggcaacaaactattgagaCTCGCTGAACTGTTTTGAATATATTGTGCGTAGAAGTATTTTATTTCGTTATATACCCATTAGgatgtatcttaaaaaaaataaaaaattaaaagagatttTCCTGAAAAATCCATAATAAATTCTTAGGGGGTTTttgtttaagaaaaagaaatgatcaagctttttgatttttttggtata encodes the following:
- the LOC129807023 gene encoding chitin deacetylase 1, which translates into the protein MWKSGACLWLHAIALIFTAFRITSGQKPDEEYKCPIDVGNGNYADPVTCKRFYQCVDGYPYLNRCPSGLYFDDINKYCTFKDEARCGPIATTPAPVTDTPQDLAVKCNPAECDLPYCYCSKDGTLIPGGLDPDDTPQMIILTFDGAVNLNNFEHYRKVFNGKRKNPNGCPIKGTFFISHEYSNYQQVQTLASEGHEMATETISLQQGLQDKGYEEWVGEMIGMREILRHFANVSTNSVVGMRAPFLKPGRNTQYKVIEDFGYIYDSSVTVPPQSHPVWPYTLDYKIPHECKSGTCPTKAFPGVWELPLNAHYVESYEGGHCPYLDQCVLHNHDPTDVLEWLQEDFARHYEQNKAPYMMAFHTNWFQIKELEQGLHKFLDWANSLPDVWFVTATQALQWITDPKPLKSLAKFDAWDCKNNVNAAPKPCNISNKCALAFKRPPSNITDTRYMETCTECPNQYPWLGDAEGTGVPGRDNYIYSSDKEPQITN